One window of Pectobacterium carotovorum genomic DNA carries:
- a CDS encoding MHS family MFS transporter yields the protein MNSSPVKVKRSTSDLARASVSGWLGTTLEFMDFQLYSLGAALVFHEVFFPEQSAAMALILAMGTYGAGYIARIVGAVFFGKMGDRVGRKKVLFITIALMGVCTTLIGALPTYQQVGILAPILLVVLRIIQGLGAGAEISGASTMLAEYAPKGKKGIIASLVAMGTNCGTLSATAIWAAMFYLFSNEEIIDWAWRLPFLASFVVMGFAIWLRLNLKESPVFEGVQETKDVAHQHTPFWSLLKGKAFWIATGLRFGQAGNSGIIQTFLAGYMVQTLLFSKAVPTDAIMISSVIGFLTIPLMGWLSDRIGRRIPYIILTLGSILLAYPMISIIVNKEQAVATITVCLILIHNIAVLGQAAIEGITMAEMFGSKNRFSQMAISKEIGGLFATGLGPLLAGIFCQITGSWYPIVVMLICYSCIGLLSALLMPEVKDRDLHDVKNATE from the coding sequence ATGAACTCATCTCCAGTTAAAGTGAAAAGAAGCACGTCCGATCTTGCCAGGGCATCCGTTTCTGGCTGGCTCGGTACAACATTAGAATTCATGGATTTCCAGCTCTATTCTCTTGGTGCCGCACTGGTCTTCCATGAAGTTTTCTTTCCTGAACAATCGGCTGCTATGGCATTAATTCTCGCGATGGGAACCTACGGAGCAGGATACATTGCACGTATTGTCGGCGCCGTCTTCTTCGGGAAAATGGGGGATAGAGTCGGCAGGAAAAAGGTCCTGTTTATTACCATTGCATTAATGGGCGTTTGTACCACATTAATAGGTGCACTCCCGACCTACCAGCAGGTTGGCATTCTGGCACCGATTCTATTGGTAGTGCTCAGGATTATTCAGGGACTGGGTGCCGGCGCTGAGATCTCTGGTGCCAGTACCATGCTGGCAGAATATGCACCTAAGGGTAAAAAAGGCATTATTGCCTCGCTGGTTGCAATGGGAACCAACTGCGGAACCTTGAGCGCGACGGCCATTTGGGCTGCGATGTTTTACCTCTTTAGCAATGAAGAGATCATTGATTGGGCGTGGCGTCTTCCCTTCCTTGCGAGTTTCGTGGTGATGGGATTTGCTATCTGGTTACGCCTGAATCTGAAAGAAAGTCCGGTATTTGAAGGGGTACAAGAAACAAAAGACGTCGCCCACCAGCACACACCTTTTTGGTCTTTGCTAAAAGGGAAAGCGTTTTGGATTGCAACAGGCCTGCGCTTCGGACAGGCGGGGAACTCGGGGATTATCCAGACTTTCCTGGCTGGCTACATGGTACAAACGCTACTATTCAGCAAGGCCGTTCCAACCGATGCCATCATGATTAGTTCAGTCATCGGCTTTCTGACAATCCCATTGATGGGGTGGTTATCAGATAGAATCGGGCGCCGTATTCCTTATATTATCCTGACGCTGGGTTCCATTCTTCTCGCTTATCCGATGATTTCGATCATCGTTAATAAAGAGCAGGCGGTCGCTACAATCACAGTATGCTTAATCCTGATCCACAATATTGCGGTATTAGGGCAGGCAGCGATTGAGGGGATCACGATGGCGGAGATGTTTGGTTCAAAAAACCGCTTCTCCCAAATGGCAATCTCTAAAGAAATCGGTGGGTTATTCGCTACGGGGCTTGGTCCTTTGCTAGCAGGTATTTTTTGCCAAATAACAGGGTCGTGGTATCCCATCGTTGTGATGCTAATTTGCTACTCCTGCATTGGCTTGCTATCCGCCCTTTTGATGCCAGAAGTCAAAGATCGTGACCTGCAT